Proteins co-encoded in one Methylobacterium sp. WL1 genomic window:
- a CDS encoding malonyl-CoA decarboxylase, whose protein sequence is MAAISFFGDLLQTISERGRDLIGIGRGEIGGRASAGELVKLCEDLISRRGEASGVALARLILDRYASFGQPERHAFLRAIALDFDADHAAVDEAIAAYRADPTRARLGTLHEAAEPRSQELIRRLNLARGGTLSLVRMREDLFHLRKALRTGAEADPVVLDAVDSLDSDFEHLFASWFNRGFLVLRHIDWTTPAHILEKIIRYEAVHAISGWDDLRARIEPPDRRCFAFFHPALADEPLIFVEVALTEQVAPAIAPILSQERKPLQPRAATTAVFYSISNCQKGLAGVTFGNFLIKQVVEDLTREVPSLKTFVTLSPVPGFAAWLARERRADSPQGLLPEDVEILRALDDPDWHADKARAEAVRKALIPAAAAYFLRAKNERGRPLDPVARFHLGNGARLDRINFLGDTAKKGLAQSHGLMVNYLYDLAAIEKNHETYANLGTVAASPAVTRELRTKLPPPRAVVLAEA, encoded by the coding sequence ATGGCGGCGATCTCCTTCTTCGGCGACCTGCTCCAGACCATCAGCGAGCGCGGCCGCGACCTGATCGGCATCGGACGCGGCGAGATCGGCGGCCGTGCCAGCGCGGGCGAGCTGGTCAAGCTGTGCGAGGACCTGATCTCCCGGCGCGGCGAGGCCTCCGGGGTGGCGCTGGCGCGGCTGATCCTCGACCGCTACGCCAGCTTCGGCCAGCCGGAGCGTCATGCCTTCCTGCGGGCGATCGCGCTGGATTTCGACGCGGACCACGCCGCCGTCGACGAGGCGATCGCCGCCTACCGGGCCGATCCGACCCGCGCCCGCCTCGGCACCCTGCATGAGGCCGCCGAGCCGCGCAGCCAGGAGCTGATTCGCCGCCTCAACCTCGCCCGCGGCGGCACGCTGAGCCTGGTGCGGATGCGCGAGGACCTGTTCCACCTGCGCAAGGCGCTGCGCACCGGGGCCGAGGCGGACCCGGTGGTGCTCGACGCGGTCGACAGCCTCGATTCCGATTTCGAGCACCTGTTCGCATCCTGGTTCAACCGGGGCTTCCTGGTGCTGCGGCACATCGACTGGACCACGCCGGCCCATATCCTCGAGAAGATCATCCGGTACGAGGCGGTGCACGCGATCTCCGGGTGGGACGACCTGCGCGCCCGGATCGAGCCGCCGGACCGGCGCTGCTTCGCGTTCTTCCACCCGGCCCTGGCCGACGAGCCGCTGATCTTCGTCGAGGTCGCGCTCACCGAGCAGGTCGCCCCGGCGATCGCCCCGATCCTGTCGCAGGAACGCAAGCCGCTGCAGCCGCGGGCGGCCACCACGGCGGTCTTCTACTCGATCTCGAACTGCCAGAAGGGCTTGGCCGGCGTCACCTTCGGCAATTTTCTGATCAAGCAGGTGGTGGAGGATCTGACCCGCGAGGTGCCCTCGCTGAAGACCTTCGTCACGCTCTCGCCGGTGCCCGGCTTCGCGGCCTGGCTCGCCCGGGAGCGCCGGGCCGACAGTCCGCAGGGGCTGCTGCCCGAGGATGTGGAGATCCTGCGGGCCCTGGACGATCCGGACTGGCACGCCGACAAGGCCCGGGCCGAGGCGGTGCGCAAGGCGCTGATCCCGGCCGCGGCCGCCTATTTCCTGCGCGCCAAGAACGAGCGCGGGCGCCCGCTCGACCCGGTGGCCCGGTTCCACCTCGGCAACGGCGCCCGGCTGGACCGGATCAACTTCCTCGGCGACACCGCGAAGAAGGGGCTGGCCCAGTCGCACGGCTTGATGGTGAACTACCTCTACGACCTGGCGGCGATCGAGAAGAACCACGAGACCTACGCCAATCTCGGCACCGTGGCGGCTTCGCCGGCAGTCACCCGGGAGCTGCGCACCAAGCTGCCGCCGCCGCGGGCCGTGGTGCTCGCCGAGGCGTGA
- a CDS encoding MFS transporter: MPPTQSPAGEDFAESTVRTVTLRLMPLLGLLYLIAYIDRQNVSYAKLDMVGSLGLSETAYGLGASLFFLGYFLFEVPANVFLERVGARVWFARIMFTWGIVTLLLGFTQNAAMFYVLRFLLGAAEAGFFPGVLFALTLWFPQEHRARMIGWFMIASAVANAVGAAIGGALLGLDGVLGLAGWQWVFLATGAPAIVMTAIVLLVLPNGPETAPWLSQDQRDWLARTLRAEREGGGLVDHGNPFAALLDKRVLMLAGVYVSLPLAAYGLGYWLPTVVKGFGVSNLTNGFLNIIPWVATAVALWWVPRHAARTSAQGNALTWHVVGPALVGATGLALSVILPGNAVKFACLCVAAAGTFSAQPVFWSMPATFLRGATAAAGIAAINSVGNLGGFVAQNMVPFIRDQTKSDLVPMLFLSACLAIGAGAMFVVLSALRRDAAKRGAATTRPRAA, encoded by the coding sequence ATGCCCCCCACGCAATCCCCGGCTGGGGAAGATTTCGCCGAGAGCACCGTCCGCACGGTGACATTGCGGCTGATGCCGCTGCTCGGCCTCCTCTACCTGATCGCGTATATCGACCGGCAGAACGTGTCCTACGCCAAGCTGGACATGGTCGGCAGCCTGGGTCTCAGCGAGACCGCCTACGGCCTCGGCGCGTCGCTGTTCTTCCTGGGCTACTTCCTGTTCGAGGTGCCCGCCAACGTGTTCCTCGAGCGGGTCGGCGCACGGGTCTGGTTCGCCCGGATCATGTTCACCTGGGGCATCGTCACGCTCCTCCTCGGCTTCACCCAGAACGCCGCGATGTTCTACGTGCTGCGCTTCCTGCTCGGCGCCGCGGAGGCCGGCTTCTTCCCCGGCGTGCTGTTCGCGCTGACCCTCTGGTTCCCGCAGGAGCACCGGGCTCGGATGATCGGCTGGTTCATGATCGCCAGCGCGGTGGCCAACGCGGTGGGGGCGGCGATCGGCGGGGCGCTGCTCGGCCTCGACGGGGTCCTGGGGCTGGCGGGCTGGCAATGGGTGTTCCTGGCCACCGGGGCGCCGGCGATCGTGATGACCGCGATCGTGCTGCTGGTCCTACCGAACGGCCCCGAGACGGCGCCCTGGCTGTCCCAGGACCAGCGCGACTGGCTCGCTCGGACGCTCCGGGCCGAGCGCGAGGGCGGCGGCCTCGTGGATCACGGCAACCCCTTCGCGGCGCTCCTCGACAAGCGCGTGCTGATGCTCGCCGGGGTCTACGTATCGCTGCCGCTGGCCGCCTACGGGCTCGGCTACTGGCTGCCCACGGTGGTCAAGGGCTTCGGCGTCTCGAACCTCACCAACGGCTTCCTGAACATCATCCCGTGGGTCGCCACGGCCGTCGCCCTGTGGTGGGTTCCCCGCCACGCCGCCCGCACGAGCGCCCAGGGCAACGCCCTGACCTGGCACGTGGTCGGGCCGGCGCTGGTCGGGGCGACCGGGCTGGCGTTGAGCGTCATCCTGCCGGGCAACGCCGTGAAGTTCGCGTGCCTGTGCGTGGCGGCGGCCGGGACGTTCTCGGCCCAGCCGGTATTCTGGTCGATGCCCGCGACCTTCCTGCGCGGGGCGACCGCGGCGGCCGGGATCGCGGCGATCAACTCGGTCGGCAACCTCGGCGGCTTCGTCGCGCAGAACATGGTCCCGTTCATCCGCGACCAGACCAAGAGCGACCTCGTGCCGATGCTGTTCCTGTCCGCCTGCCTGGCGATCGGCGCCGGGGCGATGTTCGTGGTGCTCTCCGCCCTGCGGCGGGATGCGGCCAAGCGCGGGGCGGCGACGACGAGGCCCCGCGCCGCCTGA
- the cobO gene encoding cob(I)yrinic acid a,c-diamide adenosyltransferase, producing MSDDATRHREKMEKRKAVQDAEVAAKTVEKGLLMVHTGPGKGKSTAALGLMLRALGRGWRVGMVQFIKGGWDTGERHAVAVFGDKVAWHTLGEGFTWETQDKARDIAACRHAWDVAEGLMADPTIRLLVLDELNIALRYEYLDLDAVVAALQARRPDLHVVVTGRNAKPALIEAADLVTEMGSVKHHFSAGVKAQEGIEF from the coding sequence ATGAGCGACGACGCGACCCGCCACCGCGAGAAGATGGAGAAGCGCAAGGCCGTGCAGGATGCCGAGGTGGCAGCCAAGACCGTCGAGAAGGGCCTGCTCATGGTCCATACCGGCCCCGGCAAGGGCAAGAGCACGGCGGCGCTCGGGCTGATGCTGCGGGCGCTGGGTCGCGGCTGGCGGGTTGGCATGGTCCAGTTCATCAAGGGCGGCTGGGATACCGGCGAGCGCCACGCGGTCGCGGTGTTCGGCGACAAGGTCGCCTGGCACACGCTGGGGGAGGGGTTCACCTGGGAGACCCAGGACAAGGCCCGGGACATCGCCGCCTGCCGCCACGCCTGGGACGTGGCCGAGGGCCTGATGGCCGATCCCACGATCCGCCTGCTCGTCCTCGACGAGCTCAACATCGCCCTGCGCTACGAGTATCTCGACCTTGATGCCGTGGTCGCCGCGCTGCAGGCGCGCCGGCCGGACCTGCACGTGGTCGTCACCGGCCGCAACGCCAAACCGGCCCTGATCGAGGCCGCCGACCTCGTCACCGAGATGGGCAGCGTGAAGCACCACTTCTCGGCCGGCGTGAAGGCTCAGGAGGGGATCGAGTTCTGA
- a CDS encoding NAD(P)-dependent oxidoreductase, protein MRAVFVDASETLAAVAHRLLRPDDPAFAINLQPDIAPEDLPALLAGAEIAVIDHTALPVDVARACTGLRHVVFLGTGARSYMDPEALRTACGVTVHTIKGYGDTAVAECAFALMWAAARGLPEMDRAIRAGRWLRTEAIQLTGKTVGLIGFGGIAGEMARLCHGAGLRVLAWNRTPKTHQGVAFVSLEQLLQESDVVSLHLLLTDETRGFLSAARIAAQKPGAILINTARGALIDEDALVEALRTGRIAAAGLDVFAVEPLPGDHPLAGLPNVVLSAHSAFRTPEASDNLIGAALDHCRRIAVG, encoded by the coding sequence ATGCGCGCGGTGTTCGTCGATGCCAGCGAGACCCTGGCGGCGGTGGCGCACCGCCTGCTGCGGCCGGACGATCCCGCGTTCGCGATCAACCTCCAGCCCGACATCGCCCCGGAGGACCTGCCCGCCCTGCTGGCCGGCGCAGAGATCGCGGTGATCGACCACACCGCCCTCCCGGTCGACGTGGCCCGCGCCTGCACGGGATTGCGGCACGTGGTGTTCCTGGGCACCGGCGCCCGCAGCTACATGGACCCGGAAGCGCTCCGGACCGCATGCGGCGTCACGGTCCACACGATCAAGGGCTACGGCGACACCGCGGTCGCGGAATGCGCCTTCGCGCTGATGTGGGCCGCCGCCCGGGGCCTGCCCGAGATGGACCGGGCCATACGGGCGGGGCGGTGGCTGCGCACCGAGGCGATCCAGCTCACCGGCAAGACCGTCGGACTGATCGGCTTCGGCGGGATCGCGGGCGAGATGGCACGGCTCTGCCACGGCGCAGGCCTGCGGGTGCTGGCCTGGAACCGGACGCCGAAGACGCATCAGGGCGTCGCGTTCGTGTCCTTGGAACAGCTGCTGCAAGAGAGCGACGTGGTCTCGCTCCACCTGCTCCTGACCGACGAGACCCGCGGCTTCCTGTCGGCAGCGCGCATCGCCGCGCAGAAGCCCGGCGCGATCCTGATCAACACCGCCCGGGGGGCGTTGATCGACGAGGATGCCCTCGTCGAGGCGCTTCGCACGGGGCGGATCGCCGCGGCCGGGCTCGACGTGTTCGCGGTCGAGCCGCTTCCCGGCGACCACCCGCTCGCGGGCCTGCCGAACGTCGTCCTGTCGGCGCATTCGGCCTTCCGCACGCCCGAGGCCAGCGACAACCTGATCGGCGCCGCCCTCGACCATTGCCGGCGGATTGCCGTCGGCTGA
- a CDS encoding malonyl-CoA synthase codes for MTNHLFSLVRDGVPDPAKTVIETPDGRRYSYADLIARSGAYAAALRAAGVQPGDRVAVQVEKSPEVIFLYLGVVRAGAVFLPLNTAYTPAEIEYFLGDAEPTIFVCDPGRRDALAGAASGIRETWTLDAAGTGSAAEAADRQDTDITDVPRGPEDLAAILYTSGTTGRSKGAMLTHDNLASNARTLVEIWRFTADDVLIHALPVFHTHGLFVATNTVLASGGTMMFLPRLDPKLILSLMGRATALMGVPTFYTRLLKEPSLTPDAAKGMRLFVSGSAPLLAETHRDWQARTGHAILERYGMTETNMSTSNPYTGDRVAGTVGFPLPGVSLRVVDPETGAALGPDAVGMIEVKGPNVFKGYWRMPEKTAAEFRPDGFFISGDLGKVDARGYVHIVGRGKDLIISGGFNVYPKEVETEIDALPGVVESAVIGLAHPDFGEAVTAVVVGGANAPDESGVLAALEERLARFKCPKRVLFVDELPRNTMGKVQKNLLRETHAGLYRA; via the coding sequence ATGACGAACCACCTCTTCTCCCTGGTCCGGGACGGCGTTCCGGATCCTGCCAAGACCGTGATCGAGACGCCGGACGGGCGCCGATACAGTTACGCGGACCTGATCGCCCGCTCCGGCGCCTACGCGGCGGCCCTGCGGGCGGCGGGCGTGCAGCCCGGCGACCGGGTGGCGGTCCAGGTCGAGAAGAGCCCGGAGGTGATCTTCCTCTATCTCGGCGTCGTACGGGCCGGCGCCGTGTTCCTGCCGCTCAACACGGCCTACACCCCGGCGGAGATCGAATATTTCCTCGGCGATGCCGAGCCCACGATCTTCGTCTGCGACCCGGGCCGGCGCGACGCCCTCGCCGGAGCCGCCTCCGGCATCCGCGAGACCTGGACGCTGGATGCCGCGGGGACCGGCAGCGCCGCCGAGGCCGCGGACCGACAGGACACGGATATCACGGACGTGCCCCGCGGCCCGGAGGATCTCGCCGCGATCCTGTACACCTCGGGTACGACCGGGCGCTCCAAGGGCGCCATGCTGACCCACGACAACCTCGCCTCGAACGCCCGCACGCTGGTCGAGATCTGGCGCTTCACCGCCGACGACGTGCTGATCCACGCCCTGCCGGTGTTCCACACCCACGGGCTGTTCGTGGCGACCAACACGGTGCTGGCGAGCGGCGGCACCATGATGTTCCTGCCGCGCCTCGATCCGAAGCTGATCCTGAGCCTGATGGGCCGAGCGACCGCCCTGATGGGCGTGCCGACCTTCTACACGCGCCTCCTGAAGGAGCCGAGCCTGACCCCAGACGCGGCGAAAGGCATGCGGCTGTTTGTATCGGGCTCGGCACCGCTGCTCGCGGAGACGCACCGGGACTGGCAGGCCCGCACCGGCCACGCCATCCTCGAGCGCTACGGCATGACCGAAACCAACATGAGCACCTCGAACCCCTACACGGGGGACCGGGTCGCCGGCACGGTCGGATTTCCGCTGCCGGGTGTATCCCTGCGGGTGGTCGATCCCGAGACCGGCGCGGCGCTGGGCCCGGATGCGGTCGGCATGATCGAGGTCAAGGGCCCAAACGTGTTCAAGGGCTACTGGCGGATGCCGGAGAAGACCGCGGCCGAGTTCAGGCCGGACGGCTTCTTCATCTCCGGCGACCTCGGCAAGGTCGATGCCCGGGGCTACGTCCACATCGTCGGGCGCGGCAAGGATCTGATCATCTCAGGGGGCTTCAACGTCTACCCCAAGGAGGTCGAAACCGAGATCGACGCCCTGCCGGGCGTGGTCGAATCCGCGGTGATCGGACTGGCACACCCGGATTTCGGTGAAGCCGTCACAGCCGTGGTGGTCGGCGGCGCGAACGCGCCGGACGAGTCCGGCGTGCTGGCGGCTCTGGAGGAGCGTCTCGCCCGGTTCAAATGCCCCAAGCGCGTGCTGTTCGTGGACGAACTGCCCCGCAACACCATGGGCAAGGTCCAGAAGAACCTGCTCCGTGAGACGCATGCGGGGCTGTATCGCGCGTAA
- a CDS encoding MFS transporter encodes MTTILDAKARLGLTLIAGGAVANIYYNQPLLGLIVSEFGDAAALWVPTTALVGYGLGIIGLVPLGDALPRRRLIVAQCLGLSVALLAVGLAPNLACLALAHLVVGVLACAAQQAVPFAAELAPDASRGRIVGQVMTGLLTGILLARTASGFLGAHLGWRAVFLAASLLALVMAGIARATLPHMPQTHPLRYRALMLSILHLARSQPVLRTASLSQALLFAAFNAFWATLALLVEGPPFGLSAAGAGLFGVIGVCGAFVAPVSGRFTDRSGARPVVLGGSLMVALSFLVLWAGGTWSLVAVGLGVLLIDIGMNGALIANQTRAYALVPGARGRINTVLFTTLFVFGALGAFAGSQAFLMVGWPGVCAVGLVFSVLAVLVAARDRHGLAAPST; translated from the coding sequence GTGACCACCATCCTCGACGCGAAGGCCCGGCTCGGCCTGACGCTGATCGCCGGCGGGGCGGTCGCCAACATCTATTACAATCAGCCGCTGCTCGGCCTGATCGTCTCCGAGTTCGGCGATGCCGCCGCCCTCTGGGTGCCGACCACGGCCCTGGTCGGCTACGGGCTCGGCATCATCGGGCTCGTGCCCCTGGGCGACGCCCTGCCCCGCCGCCGCCTGATCGTGGCCCAATGCCTCGGGCTCTCCGTGGCACTGCTCGCCGTCGGCCTCGCGCCGAACCTCGCCTGCCTGGCCCTGGCCCATCTGGTGGTCGGCGTCCTCGCCTGCGCGGCGCAGCAGGCGGTGCCGTTCGCGGCCGAGCTTGCCCCGGATGCGAGCCGCGGGCGGATCGTCGGCCAGGTGATGACCGGACTGCTCACCGGTATCCTGCTCGCCCGCACGGCGAGCGGGTTCCTGGGGGCGCATCTCGGCTGGCGGGCGGTGTTCCTGGCCGCCTCGCTCCTGGCGCTCGTCATGGCGGGCATCGCCCGCGCCACCCTGCCGCACATGCCGCAGACCCATCCGCTGCGCTATCGTGCCCTGATGCTGTCGATCCTGCACCTCGCCCGGTCGCAGCCGGTCCTGCGCACCGCGAGCCTCTCGCAGGCGCTGCTGTTCGCCGCGTTCAACGCCTTCTGGGCGACCCTCGCGCTGCTGGTCGAGGGCCCGCCCTTCGGGCTGTCCGCCGCCGGGGCGGGGCTGTTCGGGGTGATCGGGGTCTGCGGCGCGTTCGTCGCCCCCGTGTCGGGCCGCTTCACCGACCGGAGTGGCGCCCGGCCCGTGGTGCTCGGCGGCAGCCTGATGGTCGCCCTGTCGTTCCTGGTGCTGTGGGCCGGGGGCACGTGGTCGCTCGTCGCCGTCGGGCTCGGCGTCCTGCTGATCGATATCGGCATGAACGGCGCGCTCATCGCCAACCAGACCCGGGCCTACGCCCTGGTGCCGGGGGCCCGGGGCCGCATCAACACCGTGCTGTTTACGACCCTGTTCGTGTTCGGGGCGCTCGGCGCCTTCGCGGGCTCGCAGGCGTTCCTGATGGTCGGCTGGCCGGGGGTCTGCGCTGTGGGGCTGGTCTTCTCGGTGCTGGCCGTGCTGGTGGCGGCCCGCGACCGGCACGGGCTGGCAGCGCCGTCTACCTGA
- a CDS encoding cobyric acid synthase, which yields MIQGTGSDVGKSLLVAGLARAFTDRGLAVRPFKPQNMSNNAAVTPDGGEIGRAQALQARAARVAPSVHMNPVLLKPQSEVGSQVVVQGRMVATVKARDYQAWKPRLMPAVLESFSHLAAEADLVLVEGAGSASEVNLRAGDIANMGFARATDTPVVLVGDIDRGGVIASLVGTRAVIDPADAAMIAGFIVNRFRGDPSLFADGMRLIAERTGWAPLGLVPHFPAAARLPAEDVLGLAGSGPRPAGTVTVAVPVLPRIANFDDLDPLRAEPGVSVVLVRPGTPIPADAALVLLPGSKTTIDDLDFFRAEGWDVDLRAHVRRGGRVLGLCGGYQMLGRSLADPHGIEGAPRTVPGLGLLDVDTVMTPDKRLAEATGTSLSDAVPFSGYEMHIGATHGPDAARPLLRLSDGRTDGAVSADGLVAGTYVHGLFAHDAQRAAWLARLGTVSEGAGYEAGVEAALDGLARHIAAHVDCDRLLALAR from the coding sequence ATGATCCAGGGCACCGGCTCCGATGTCGGCAAGTCGCTGCTCGTGGCGGGGCTGGCGCGCGCCTTCACCGACCGGGGCTTGGCGGTGCGGCCGTTCAAGCCGCAGAACATGTCGAACAACGCCGCCGTCACGCCGGATGGCGGCGAGATCGGCCGGGCCCAGGCGCTCCAGGCCCGGGCCGCCCGGGTGGCGCCGTCCGTGCACATGAACCCGGTCCTGCTCAAGCCCCAGAGCGAGGTCGGCTCCCAGGTGGTGGTGCAGGGGCGGATGGTCGCCACCGTGAAGGCCCGCGACTACCAGGCCTGGAAGCCCCGGCTGATGCCCGCCGTCCTGGAGAGCTTTTCGCACCTGGCCGCGGAGGCCGATCTCGTGCTGGTCGAGGGCGCGGGCTCGGCCTCCGAGGTGAACCTCCGGGCCGGGGACATCGCCAATATGGGCTTTGCCCGGGCCACCGACACGCCGGTGGTGCTGGTCGGCGACATCGACCGGGGCGGAGTGATCGCCAGCCTCGTCGGCACAAGGGCGGTGATCGATCCCGCCGACGCCGCGATGATCGCCGGCTTCATCGTCAACCGCTTCCGGGGCGACCCGAGCCTGTTCGCCGACGGGATGCGGCTGATCGCCGAGCGGACCGGCTGGGCGCCGCTCGGCCTCGTGCCGCACTTCCCCGCGGCCGCGCGCCTTCCGGCCGAGGACGTGCTCGGGCTGGCGGGTTCCGGGCCGCGCCCGGCCGGGACCGTTACGGTGGCGGTGCCGGTGCTTCCGCGCATCGCCAATTTCGACGACCTCGACCCGCTCCGGGCCGAGCCCGGGGTGTCGGTGGTGCTGGTGCGCCCCGGAACGCCGATCCCGGCGGACGCCGCCCTGGTCCTGCTGCCGGGCTCCAAGACCACCATCGACGACCTGGACTTCTTCCGGGCCGAGGGCTGGGACGTCGATCTGCGCGCCCATGTCCGGCGGGGCGGGCGGGTGCTCGGCCTGTGCGGCGGCTACCAGATGCTGGGGCGCAGCCTCGCCGATCCGCACGGGATCGAGGGGGCGCCCCGCACGGTGCCGGGGCTCGGGCTCCTCGACGTCGATACCGTGATGACACCGGACAAGCGCCTTGCCGAAGCCACCGGCACGAGCCTGTCCGATGCGGTGCCGTTCTCGGGCTACGAGATGCATATCGGCGCCACGCACGGCCCCGACGCGGCCCGGCCGCTGCTGCGGCTCTCCGACGGGCGCACCGACGGGGCGGTCTCGGCGGACGGGCTTGTGGCCGGGACCTACGTGCACGGGCTGTTCGCACACGATGCCCAGCGCGCGGCTTGGCTCGCCCGCCTCGGCACGGTCTCGGAGGGGGCGGGCTACGAGGCCGGGGTCGAGGCGGCGCTCGACGGCCTGGCGCGACACATCGCGGCCCATGTCGACTGCGACCGGCTGCTGGCGCTTGCCCGGTAG
- the cobU gene encoding bifunctional adenosylcobinamide kinase/adenosylcobinamide-phosphate guanylyltransferase produces the protein MPQIPPRMTLVLGGARSGKSAYAEGLIEACPGPWLYLATAQAFDGEMVARIAQHRARRTGAWRTRDVPLALPEAVAEAEGAVLVDCLTLWLTNLILAEADLEDAVARLIAACARAPGPLVLVGNEVGLGIVPDNALARRFRDEAGRLHQRLAARADRVVLTVAGLPLVVKPQAPVQALIPGASA, from the coding sequence ATGCCGCAGATCCCGCCCCGCATGACCCTCGTCCTCGGCGGGGCGCGTTCCGGCAAGAGCGCCTACGCGGAGGGGCTGATCGAGGCCTGCCCCGGCCCGTGGCTCTACCTCGCCACCGCGCAGGCGTTCGACGGCGAGATGGTCGCGCGCATCGCCCAGCACCGCGCCCGGCGCACCGGAGCGTGGCGGACCCGCGACGTTCCGCTCGCTCTGCCGGAGGCGGTTGCCGAGGCCGAGGGGGCCGTCCTGGTCGATTGCCTCACCCTGTGGCTCACCAATCTGATCCTGGCCGAAGCCGACCTGGAGGACGCGGTGGCGCGGCTCATCGCCGCCTGCGCGCGGGCGCCGGGTCCGCTGGTGCTGGTCGGCAACGAGGTCGGGCTCGGGATCGTGCCGGACAACGCCCTCGCCCGCCGCTTCCGCGACGAGGCCGGGCGCCTGCACCAGCGGCTCGCCGCCCGGGCCGACCGGGTCGTGCTCACCGTGGCGGGCCTGCCGCTCGTGGTGAAGCCGCAAGCCCCCGTACAAGCCCTCATTCCCGGAGCCTCCGCATGA